Proteins found in one Podarcis muralis chromosome 5, rPodMur119.hap1.1, whole genome shotgun sequence genomic segment:
- the LOC114599154 gene encoding potassium voltage-gated channel subfamily A member 3-like encodes MDEHLSLLRSPAALSSGRHPRGGSSGGGGGAGVVVAGVVAVGSSHHNLGYSEQFFPEDALSGPGEGQEDDEEGVEEDVGDGELEGGMTVVGGEDPLLEETQHPHALLGGERYDHPSMAHTLPPPGHHQVGSGGDAGEHECCERVVINISGLRFETQLKTLAQFPETLLGDPRKRMRYFDPLRNEYFFDRNRPSFDAILYYYQSGGRIRRPVNVPIDIFSEEIRFYQLGEEAMEKFREDEGFIREEQRPLPEKEFQRQVWLLFEYPESSGPARGIAIVSVLVILISIVIFCLETLPEFRDDRDYDSTTGTFGTSGGPFVADIFPNSSSPATSMVSSFTDPFFVVETLCIIWFSFELLVRFFACPSKPTFSKNIMNIIDIVAIIPYFITLGTELAERQGNGQQAMSLAILRVIRLVRVFRIFKLSRHSKGLQILGQTLKASMRELGLLIFFLFIGVILFSSAVYFAEADDPTSSFSSIPDAFWWAVVTMTTVGYGDMHPVTIGGKIVGSLCAIAGVLTIALPVPVIVSNFNYFYHRETEGEEQAQYMHVGSCQHLSSTEELRKARSNSTLSKSEYMVIEEGGISNSAFKQAAFKTGNCTATNNPNCVNIKKIFTDV; translated from the coding sequence ATGGACGAGCACCTGAGCCTGCTGCGCTCGCCGGCCGCCCTGTCCTCCGGCAGGCACCCgaggggcggcagcagcggcggcggcggcggcgctggcgTCGTCGTCGCGGGCGTCGTCGCCGTGGGCAGCAGCCACCACAACTTGGGCTACAGTGAGCAGTTCTTCCCCGAAGACGCGCTCTCGGGGCCCGGGGAAGGGCAGGAAGACGACGAGGAGGGCGTCGAGGAGGACGTGGGCGACGGGGAGCTGGAGGGGGGCATGACCGTGGTGGGGGGAGAGGACCCTCTGCTCGAGGAGACCCAGCACCCCCATGCCCTGCTGGGAGGGGAGCGCTACGACCACCCCTCCATGGCCCACACCCTGCCTCCCCCTGGGCATCACCAGGTGGGCAGCGGGGGGGACGCCGGGGAGCACGAGTGTTGCGAGCGGGTGGTGATCAACATCTCTGGGCTGCGCTTTGAGACCCAGCTCAAGACCCTCGCCCAGTTTCCCGAGACCCTGCTGGGGGACCCCCGCAAGAGGATGCGCTACTTTGACCCCCTCCGCAACGAGTATTTCTTTGACCGCAACCGACCCAGCTTCGATGCCATCCTATACTACTACCAGTCCGGAGGCCGCATCCGGCGCCCTGTCAACGTCCCCATTGACATCTTCTCGGAAGAAATCCGCTTCTACCAGTTGGGTGAGGAGGCCATGGAGAAATTCCGAGAAGATGAAGGTTTCATCCGTGAAGAGCAGAGACCTCTGCCCGAGAAGGAGTTCCAGCGCCAGGTGTGGCTCCTCTTTGAGTACCCGGAGAGCTCTGGACCAGCTCGGGGCATTGCGATTGTCTCAGTCTTAGTTATCCTCATCTCCATTGTCATTTTCTGCCTGGAAACCTTGCCTGAGTTCAGAGATGATCGTGACTATGACAGCACCACAGGGACATTTGGGACCAGTGGTGGACCTTTCGTGGCAGATATCTTCCCAAATTCCTCTTCTCCAGCAACCTCCATGGTGTCTTCTTTCACTGATCCTTTTTTTGTGGTGGAGACTCTGTGCATTATCTGGTTCTCCTTTGAGCTGCTTGTCCGTTTCTTTGCTTGTCCCAGCAAACCCACCTTCTCCAAGAACATTATGAACATAATTGACATTGTGGCTATTATTCCTTATTTCATCACCTTGGGCACTGAGCTGGCCGAGAGGCAGGGCAATGGTCAACAAGCGATGTCTTTGGCCATTCTCAGGGTCATCCGGTTAGTCAGAGTCTTCCGTATATTCAAGCTCTCTCGGCACTCCAAGGGGTTGCAGATCTTGGGGCAGACCCTCAAGGCCAGCATGAGGGAGCTGGGCTTGctcattttcttcctcttcattggAGTTATCCTCTTTTCCAGTGCTGTCTACTTTGCAGAGGCTGATGATCCCACGTCCAGCTTCAGCAGTATCCCTGATGCCTTTTGGTGGGCTGTAGTGACCATGACTACAGTGGGTTATGGTGACATGCACCCAGTCACTATTGGGGGCAAAATAGTAGGGTCTCTCTGTGCCATAGCTGGGGTGCTGACCATTGCCTTGCCTGTGCCCGTGATAGTCTCCAACTTTAACTACTTTTATCACCGAGAGACGGAAGGTGAAGAACAAGCCCAGTATATGCATGTAGGAAGCTGCCAGCATCTCTCCTCCACTGAGGAGCTGAGGAAAGCTCGGAGCAATTCCACTCTCAGCAAGTCAGAGTACATGGTGATAGAAGAGGGAGGCATCAGCAACAGTGCATTCAAACAGGCTGCCTTCAAAACAGGCAACTGTACAGCCACAAACAATCCAAACTGTGTGAATATTAAAAAGATCTTTACGGATGTTTAA